DNA from Arthrobacter sp. StoSoilB19:
CTGCCGTAACCGTTGCCGCGGCGGTGGGCCTGGCCGCCGACCATGACAGCGGAACAGCCCTGACAGGCGCGGAGCTGGACGTCATTGCACCTGACCAGTTCGCCGATGCCGTGGAACGGGCCACGGTTTTCGCCCGGGTCTCGCCGGAACAGAAACTCCGCCTGATCGGGGCCCTGCAGTCCCGCGGACACGTGGCCGCCATGACGGGGGATGGCGTCAACGACGCACCGGCCCTCCGGCAGGCGAATGTCGGCATTTCGATGGGACGCACCGGAACGGAGGTGGCCAAGGAGGCATCGGACATCATCCTCACCGATGACGACTTTGCCACCATTGAGGCCGCCGTTGAAGAAGGCCGGAATGTCTTCGACAACCTGACCAAATTCATCGTCTGGACCCTGCCCACCAACATGGCCGAGGGGCTGGTGATCCTCGTGGCCATCCTGCTGGGCGCAACGCTGCCCATCCTGCCCACCCAGATCCTCTGGATCAATATGACCACCGCTGTTGCCCTTGGACTCATGCTTGCCTTTGAGCCAAAGGAACCAGGACTGATGTCCCGGCCGCCACGGCCGCCGGACCGCCCCCTCCTGACGTGGGCGCTTACCGTGCGGATCCTGCTCGTTTCGGCCCTCCTCGTCGCCGGGGCATGGTGGCTCTTCGAACATGAATTGGCCGATGGTGCCTCTCTTGCACAGGCCCGGACGTCCGCCGTGAACCTTTTCGTGGCCGTGGAGGTGTCCTACCTCTTCAGCTGCCGGTCGCTGACCCGGCCGGCGTGGCGGATAAGGCCGTTCAGCAACCGCTGGCTCCTGGTCGGCGTCGCGGTGCAGGCGGCCGGCCAACTGGCACTCACGTATGCGCCGCTGATGAACGGGCTCTTCCACACCGCCCCCATCAGCGGCGAAGCGTGGCTGCGGATCCTTGGCCTGGCCCTGCTCGCATCCGTGGCAGTCGCCGTGGACAAGCGTTTGCGGCGCCGCGGCTTCTAGTGCTCATCCCCCGCGGCCGCAGCATCCGGCATAAGGCGCAGCAACACCAGGCCTGTGACCACGGCCATCACTGCCGCCATGAGGACCGCCGCCCCTACGCCAATCACCGCGATCAGCCAGGCAGGCTGGTCCGGCTGCCACAAAGGCGGGGCAACCAGCATGAACGCTGCAAGACCCGCCGCCCAGGCCGCGGCGTTGCCGGCGATCCACGGCCACGCCCGCCGGACCTGGTGCCGCAGCTCAAACCACTGGGCAGTGCCAATGGATCCGAGCAGCAGGATCGCCGCCGCGCCACCCGCAGTCAGCCGGAGCGGAAGCGGCCAGTCCTGCCATTCCCCGAAGGTGGACGGCAGCATGCCCACGGACCAGGCGAATGCCGCGGCCACCGCGGTCAGCAGGACCCAGCGGGCCGCGGAGATCCCCGGCAACCGGTTCCGCAGGACGCGGACCTGGAACCATCCCAGGACAGCTCCTTCGGCGAGGCCAGCCAGTACCAGGAGTGCAAATTCCGCGCGCGGCCAGGCAGTGGCCGCAAGAAACCAGGCAAGGACCGGGGCGAGGAAGCCCAGGCTCTCGCCCAGGGTCACCCAGCCCGCCCAGCGGGTGAGGAACGCACGGCGGGCTGTCCCGCCGTCGTACGTGCTGTCCGCAACGGCCACGGTGCCATCCTCCCTTCCCGCTTTACTCCCCTGCAACGGAACCGGATGCTCATCCAGATTCACCGTGCCCGCGCCGCCACCGCCAGTGCCATAAGCCCCCGGTGCGGAAGTTCCGCACATTCCGGCAGCCTAGGACCGGAGCCTGGTACCCGGCCCCGGAACAGGACTAATGGCTCTGCCCCGGACACCGGCAGAAACCAATACTGGAAGGGAAGGCGGACGGCTGGCGTCCGCCTCCACTTCAGCGGAGGTCGTGACGTGTACGGCTGGAACGACGGCATGGGCCTGTGGGGCTATGTCCTGATGAGCATCAGCATGGTGGTGGTCTGGGGAGCAATCATCACCGGCGTTGTCCTGCTGGCCCGTTCCCTGCGGGCTCCCTCCCCGGGTGCACCCCGGCCCCCGTCGCCACTAACGGCAGAAGACGTACTGGCCGAGCGTTTCGCGCGCGGCGAGATCGACGTCGCGGAATACCGGAACAGGCTGGCTGTCCTGCGCGGCCAGCCGGGTACCTGAGTTCCGGTTCCCGCAGGCAATGGATAGTGGGTGCAGCTGTGCCGCTCTCTGAATTTGAAAAACGCGAACTCGAACTGATCGGCCATGGCCTGGAGGAGGAAGACCCCGGATTCGCGGCCCTGCTCGGAAGGGATGCCTTCGTACTGTCGCTTCGCACCCGCGTCAGGCGCGGACTCCTGCTTTTCGCGGCGGGCGTGGGCGTCCTGCTCCTTGGCCTGGTGGTCCGGGCGCCCTACCTGGGCATCGCAGGCTTCGCCGTCATGAACGGCGGAGCGTACTGGGCCATCAAAGACCTCCGCTGGTCCTTGCGGGCCAACCACCGGCATGTCGCCCAACTGGAAGGCAACAACGAATGAACACCAACGGCGGTAACGGCACGGAAGCCGGCTCCGAGGCGCGTGCGCTGCAGGCGGTGGAAGCCCACCATGCCGACATGCTGCGGCAACTGAACGCGCTGGTGGGACTGCTGACGGAGGCCGTGGAGGCATGGGACCCTGCCGCCGGACAGGAAACGCAGGCTGCGTTGCTGGACTGGTGCGACACGGTGCTGGTGCCGCACGCCCTGGCAGAAGAAGGGCCGCTGTACAGCGGGCCCCACGGCCTGCCGGAAGCGAAGCTGCTGGTGGACGGCATGCTGGCCGAGCATCAGGTCATCGTGGGCCTGGTTGAAGAGCTCAGGACCGCCGAAGGCGTTGCTGCCGCCGTGGCCGCCGGGGCCATCCAACGGATTTTCGCCCTGCACCTGGACAAGGAGAACCGCCTCCTGATGCCCTTCATCATCCAATCCCCCGGCCTGTCACTCGCACAGGCAGTCGAAGGGCTTCACGAACTGGTGGGGGAAGGCGCGGCTCACCATCATGGGGACGGCCAGCACAGCCACTAGGGCGGGATGACACGTACGACGGCGGGATGCCGGGTCGGTCAGTCAGGGCGCCTGCAATCAGGCCGCCGGGTCAGGGCTCCCCGTCAGGGCGCTTGCCTGGCCGGTGTCCCCCGCGCCGTCCGCCTCCGGGGCGTGCACCACCAGCACGGGACAGTGGGCATGGCTCACGCACGTCGAACTGACGGAGCCAAGGACAAAGCTCCCATGTCCCCGCCTGCCCACGATCAGCAAGGAGGCGTTGCGGCTCGCGTCGATGAGTACCGGCCCTGGCTTACCCCGTACCAGGCGGGCATGCACGAAGGCCGGCAGCTCCCCGAATGCTTCTTCCAGTGCCTGCTGGAGGACCTGGTGGGCCGCGTACTTGAACCCTTCGATCCCTACGGCGAGGTAAACCCCGTAGCCGGCCGGGACGTCCCAGCAGGCCCAGGCCTCAA
Protein-coding regions in this window:
- a CDS encoding DUF3040 domain-containing protein; this encodes MPLSEFEKRELELIGHGLEEEDPGFAALLGRDAFVLSLRTRVRRGLLLFAAGVGVLLLGLVVRAPYLGIAGFAVMNGGAYWAIKDLRWSLRANHRHVAQLEGNNE
- a CDS encoding universal stress protein, whose protein sequence is MTAPETHPRIIVGVDGSDASIAALRVARAMAEPLSATVEAWACWDVPAGYGVYLAVGIEGFKYAAHQVLQQALEEAFGELPAFVHARLVRGKPGPVLIDASRNASLLIVGRRGHGSFVLGSVSSTCVSHAHCPVLVVHAPEADGAGDTGQASALTGSPDPAA
- a CDS encoding hemerythrin domain-containing protein — protein: MNTNGGNGTEAGSEARALQAVEAHHADMLRQLNALVGLLTEAVEAWDPAAGQETQAALLDWCDTVLVPHALAEEGPLYSGPHGLPEAKLLVDGMLAEHQVIVGLVEELRTAEGVAAAVAAGAIQRIFALHLDKENRLLMPFIIQSPGLSLAQAVEGLHELVGEGAAHHHGDGQHSH